A DNA window from Maribellus comscasis contains the following coding sequences:
- the hemF gene encoding oxygen-dependent coproporphyrinogen oxidase gives MKKIDKIAATYSELQKKMCQILESADGGGKFNSIPWKKEIGGGESQLMEDGKIIEKGAVNFSFVKGKFSPGMEQLLGEKAGEYAATGISSILHPQNPRVPVIHMNVRYFALDNGVSWFGGGIDLTPHIIYPEDAVSFHRTLKEICDRYNHKFYPDFKKWADDYFFLPHRNETRGIGGIFFDRLKPGEQNSFESLLNFTLDLANVYPEIYDGLMRKYGSKPFSKREKKWQNLRRGRYVEFNLIYDRGTRFGLESGGNTESILASLPADASWKTNYIPPKDGFEENTLHFLRKDIDWINFTA, from the coding sequence ATGAAAAAAATTGACAAAATAGCCGCTACATATTCTGAACTCCAAAAGAAAATGTGTCAGATTTTGGAATCTGCCGACGGTGGAGGAAAGTTTAACTCCATTCCCTGGAAAAAGGAGATCGGTGGAGGAGAATCCCAATTGATGGAAGACGGTAAGATTATTGAAAAAGGAGCAGTTAATTTTTCCTTTGTAAAAGGAAAATTTTCGCCCGGGATGGAGCAGTTGCTGGGAGAAAAAGCCGGAGAATATGCGGCGACCGGAATTTCTTCTATTTTGCATCCGCAGAACCCCCGGGTGCCTGTTATTCATATGAATGTACGCTACTTTGCGCTTGACAACGGTGTTTCCTGGTTTGGAGGAGGAATTGATTTGACACCTCATATTATCTATCCGGAAGATGCCGTCTCTTTTCATCGCACGTTAAAAGAAATTTGTGACCGATACAATCATAAATTTTACCCCGACTTTAAAAAATGGGCCGATGATTACTTCTTCCTTCCACACCGCAATGAAACAAGAGGTATTGGAGGTATTTTTTTTGATCGTTTAAAACCCGGAGAACAAAATAGTTTCGAAAGTCTGCTGAATTTCACCCTTGACCTTGCCAACGTGTATCCCGAAATTTACGACGGATTGATGCGAAAATATGGCTCTAAACCATTTTCAAAAAGAGAAAAAAAATGGCAAAATTTGCGCAGGGGAAGGTATGTGGAGTTTAATCTGATTTATGATCGCGGAACCAGGTTCGGCCTTGAATCGGGTGGAAATACTGAATCTATTTTGGCCAGTCTCCCCGCCGATGCTTCCTGGAAAACCAATTATATTCCTCCAAAGGATGGTTTTGAAGAAAACACACTTCACTTTTTAAGAAAAGACATCGACTGGATTAATTTTACCGCGTGA
- a CDS encoding DUF6787 family protein has protein sequence MLHRFKEKWNIKSNFQLIVILFVFSITGSAALVVRKFIFHLVGIQQDTSLLIKVPLYLIVLLPSYQFLLLVIGTLLGQYRFFLAYEKKTVGRLIKRSKKSYEKN, from the coding sequence ATGTTACATCGGTTTAAGGAAAAATGGAATATAAAATCCAATTTTCAGCTTATTGTTATTCTTTTTGTTTTTTCGATCACCGGGAGCGCTGCACTGGTTGTACGGAAATTTATATTTCACCTTGTTGGCATCCAACAAGATACTTCCTTGCTGATTAAAGTTCCGCTTTATTTAATCGTTTTACTACCCAGTTATCAGTTTTTGTTGTTGGTTATAGGAACCTTACTGGGGCAGTACCGGTTTTTTCTGGCATATGAAAAGAAAACCGTTGGGCGTTTAATTAAGAGAAGTAAAAAAAGCTATGAAAAAAATTGA